The following is a genomic window from Liolophura sinensis isolate JHLJ2023 chromosome 10, CUHK_Ljap_v2, whole genome shotgun sequence.
TGAAACACTGGCTTGCGTGTCCCACAGCAGTCTTAGCAAGCCTGTGATCAATGTTTTTAACATTCACAACTGTAGAAATGGAGCAAAAAAAGAGCTAATTCATGAACCCTTGCTCTTTGTAAGAATTAAGAACAAAATTGCACACTTTCCAAACACAATATTATTTGTGTGTAGCAGGAAACGTGAAGGACATTAAGTTCCGCCTTTTAACATAGATATGTTGTCACACAAGCTAGACACTTAATACATGTGCAATGCTACAAATATTGATGATTTTCTCCTTTGCGCTGTTCCGTTTCTGTATAGAACACTTGAAAACTTTAACTGCTCTTATTAAGAGGGAGCTTGTGGTGCAATGGACAACACGCATGAACACGTATGAGGAATTTACATATTCGAATCCTGGCAAGTTCGTATTATTTTTCCTGCATTTCGGCCATCGGATATTCGCtttgtgtgaatgttttatttaatccTATTTACTGCATGCCTACCCAGCCAAAATCACATGTTGATGTGGATTTATAGTTGAGATATTTTCGTATACATTCTTTCTTTATGTACttgtttgatggatgtttaACACTTCACTAAagaacagcaaattttattagtgTACTAAACCGAAGCAAACAGAAAAAACTCTCAAATCAGGAAAGTTACTGCTGAATTCTTCAACGTCCGAAATATATTTGTTGGCTTAATATTCCTTGTGTCTAGTAGAAAATGTGCAGGACATTATGTTCCGACTTTTaacctatatatgttgtcacacTCGCTCAACATTTAATATATGTGTAATGCTACAAACATCAAAGGTTTTTCTCCTTTGCGCTGTTCCATTTCTTTATCGAACACTTGAAAACTTTAGCGGCTTAATCGTTGTGGGCTTGTGGCGCAATGGATAACGCGCCTGACTACGGATCAGGAGattccaggttcgaatcctggcaaGCTCGTAgatttttttgtcacatttcagCCATCGGATATTCGCTTTCTTTGagtgttgtatttttttccatttacgGCATGCGTACACAGACAAAATCACATCTTGATGTGGACTTATAGTTGAGATATTTTCGTAAACTTCATTctctatatatttgtttgttggaTGTTTAATACTTCGCTaaaaaacagcaaattttattagtgTACTAAACCGGAGCACATATAAAAAAACTCCCACATCAGGAAACTTACTGCTCAGTACTTCAACAGCCCAAATATAATTTTGGAAAGCAAGTGGTATTTAGCTATCTTCATACAAGACCACACAAGGGAGCACTGCACACcactgtctaatatttattaaataccattACACCCATGGGAAcaggtaaatgcagaaaattctttgtcctaatatttgatataaccatggtgtgacctaaaaatttagtactttaaaaataatttacattgaaCCCTTAAATTTTCGTTAAATTTGTCTTGTGTTAGTAGCAATTaaaaatttgattgattgataattaCCATGCTTTCTTTGCGTGACCTTCTGTCAGTCTGACGAGCGTATCTTGTGGCACACGATAAGATGACTCGTGCTTCTTTGTTGGTTAAATATTTCTTGTGTGTAGTAGGCAATGTGCAGGACATTATGTTCCGACTGTTaacctatatatgttgtcacacccgctcaacacttaaaatatatgtaatgctaCGAATAATGATGGCTTTTCTCTTTGGCGCTGTTCCATTTCTTTATCGAACACTTGAAAACGTTAGCCGCTTGTATCCGTTGTGGGCTTGTGGCGCAATGGATAACGCTCCTGACTACGGATCAGGAGattccaggttcgaatcctggcaaGCTCGTAAGCTTTTGTCACATTTCGGCCATCGCATATTCGCTTTCTTTGAATGTTGCATTTCGTCCATCTACTGCATGTGCACACAGCCAAAGTCACATGTTCATGTGGATTTATAGTTGAGATATTTATGTATAacttcattttttatatatttgtttgatgaaTGTTTAACACTTCACTAAAGAACAGCAAATTTTGTTAGTGCACTAAACCGGGGAGAGTGTGCTAGACGCCGAAGTGAACGGACGTGTCggttattctctgctgtttacacatttgtgcaacaacaacgcttgtttTTGAGACTGATTTTTTGGTGAACTGGGAGCCCACAGAGCTTGAGTTTGGCCAGTGGttactgtttggtgaagggcgtgtgccccgttggatcaggtatgtccaagcccgtgtcgttttcgcctgtaaacaggccaagcagaactttgtctgtgtcaatctctacacgaagcagcccggcattttctacggctgtccagagggactttattccttttctgtcaagtgtgttaaatatcaagacagagctaataagttttcagaagaattatttaaagaaacacttctATCTCCGCGTGTCTACAGTGGCTGGGCATAATGCCCTAGTGAGTGTTTCGTCGCTTTGGGTGCTCCGGGAGTTGAATAATTGAACAGACTTCTGATAGTTCGAACAAGTCAGCTGTTTTACTGAAGATAACATCGGAACGCTACAGCAGGGTCCTGCAACGTCGGACCAGGGGAGTATGTAAAACTATACTTATTGGAAACGGACTTACGTTAGGCCAATTACGTGACATCCCCCTTTTCAAcatgaaataagtaaaagaaCAACTGTGAAAGAAATTACAGTTCTTTGAAACACGACGACTTAAACCAATGTTCTGGATGTTCAACAGTCTCTGAATTGAAGATGTGGAAGAACctctgaaaagaaacatttaacaACATGATATAGTgagtgaaaattgaaattaactCTTCACGGGACTGTCCAGGGCATACACAACCGGTAGCAAAGTCACTGATACGATAAAGTCAAAAATACAACTTCTCACTGAGATATATAGTCCTGAAAACCTGCTGGCTTTCGCACCACTCGTCCATACGAAGTACGCGTGCTTGGAGTTTCTGGGTTTACTTCCTGACGCGGTGGACTGGTTGTCCTGGTATCCACGGGGCGATCTTCCTTTTCTGGTACTTAGGCTGGAGTATATATCTCGGGCATTCTTACCTCTGGGCAGTCTTCCTTTGTCGTTCTTAGATCACGGCTTTTTCTTCTGAACCGTCTTCCATCTTCAGTGTGAATTCTGTAGGAGCGTATGTCTACTTGTTTGTCAACAACTGCTTTCTGCCACTGTTTGTCTCTGTTGTGGGGCTTAAGTCTTACCACATCTCCAGGTTGCAGATCAGCGAGATCACGAGCGGAACGATTGTAGTATCGAGCTTGTTTCAGCTTTCTACTTGCCAGTTTATCGGTGActctgtcaacagttttcggcTTGAGAAGTTCGTTGGTTGCTGGTAGAAGAGTCCTTGTTCTTCGTCCAAACAATCTCTGTACTGATGAGCTACCAATTCCTTCTGCTGGTATGTTTCTCCATTCTAGCAAAGCAAGGAAGGGATCTGTTTTGGCACGTAGAGATTTGGCCATGAGCTGCTTCACGGTTTTAACTGCGCTTTCCACTTTTTGATTGACCATTTCCATTCAACCATTTGATTGCGGATAACGTGGCGAAGAAGTAATATGTTCAAACTCATACTTGTCGGCAAACTTCTTAAACTCGGTCGAATTATAGGGAGGGCCATTATCTGACATGAGCTGGACAGGAATTCCATGACGGGCAAACTGTGATTTCATCGTTTTTATCACTGTAGTAGCCGTTTTGTCATGTAGTCGATCAATCTCGAAGTAGTCAGAGTAATAGTCTGCCAGTATCATATAATCCTTGCCATCAAACTCAAATAGGTCACAACCCACTTTTTCCCATGGGCGACTGGGAATCTCATGGCTGATGAGAGTCTCTTTCGGCTGGTTGTTCTGTAAGGCATTGCACGTGTCACACTTAACAAATCGGTAATGTCCTTTATCATGTTCGGCCAGTATACTAGCTCTCTGGCTCGTCGAATGCATGACTGAAGACCAATGTGCGATGAGTGGAGTCGGTGCAAGATTTCTGGCCTGACACTAACAGGAACGATAACTCTCTCACCTTTAAACACTATTCCATTCTGAACGGAGAGTTCATCTCTGAATGGGAAGTATTGCTGTACTGTAAAGGGAGCATCTTCCTTTCTGTCTGGCCATCCATCCTGTATCACTCTCTTCAGTGTTGACATGGTTGGAGCCGATGACGTGGCTATTTGGATCAACTCTATCCGCTGGTCAGAGATAGCAAGATACTCAACCATATTGATGGATTCTGTCTCGATAGCTGTTGGACACCTGTCGTCAATTAGCATGACATCTCCATGTTCATTTGTAGCTGTCTTGGAATATGGTAAGTATGCGCGACTGAGTGCGTCGGCAAGATACATCTCTGTTCCTTTCTTGTAGGTCACTTCATAATCAAACTTCTGCAGCCTCAATAGCATGCGTTGTAGTCTCTTCGGGGCGCTGTGTAGGCTTTTGCGGACGATTGATTCCAGTGGTTTATGGTCGGATTCAATCCTGACTTTCCTTCCATAGACGTATTGTTCTAACCGTTCCATTCCAAAGACAATGGCGAGCATTTCTCGCTCAATCTGTGCATAATTCTTCTCTGCAGAAGACAAGGAACGCGATGCATAGGTCACCGGCTGGCCATTTTGCATGAGACATGCTCCCAGTCCATCTTGGGAAGCATCGCATTGAAGTACTGTTTCAGCTTTGTCgtcaaaatatctcaaaacaGGAGGACTTGACAAGATATCCTTCACTTCCTGAAGACATTTTCCATGGACTTCTTCATCCCAGAGAAAGTGATTCTCATTTTTGAGAAGTTCTCTTAAAGGGGCAGTTGTCGATGATAGTTTTGGGGCAAATTTCTGGAGGAAGTTGACCATGCCTAACAGACGTTGTACACTTTTCTTATCCGTCGGGGCTGGCATATCCTTGATTGCCGTCACTTTAGATCCAGAAGAAGACAAGATGTGTCCAAGGTATGGAACCTCCCGGCACTTGAGTTGAAACTTACTCTGATTCAGTTTAATGTTCTTCTCACGACATCTGTCAATGAAGGCAATCACCTTTCTGTCGTGATCCTCGTCAGCTTCTTAGTCAGTGTCTCCAACACCAAAAACTAGAACATCATCGTGTACTACTTTCACACCATCTAGACCTTCCAGTGCTTCGTTGAGTCTACGCTGGAATTCTTCCGGTGCGGTAGAAATACCAAATGGCATACGGAGCCAGCGGTACCGTCCCCAAGGAGTTTCAAAAGTGGTCAGGTGGCTGCTCTCTTCATCGAGCTCAACGTGCCAGAATCCATTCTTCGCGTCAGCGTGGCTAAAGCATTTAGCATTGGCAAGATCAGGAAGGAGATCATCGATCGTGGGGGTTGGGTAATGGTTTCGTTTCAGAGCAGAGTTCAGAGGTTTTGGATCGATACACAGACGAAGTCGTCCATCGGGTTTAGAAACCACAACCATTGCTGAAATCCAGTCAGTAGGCACGGTGACTGGCTTAATTATACCTTTCTTGGTCAGAGTCTCTAACTCTTCTTTCAGTTTAGGCTGAAGAGCAACAGGAACTTTGCGACATGGCAACTTAACAGGTTGCACTTTGTCCTCGACTTCAAGATGTAGCAGTCCTTCCAGTTTTCCTTCTCCTTGAAAAACATCTCTATAGGAAGacttgatttcattcatggtaACACCAGGCTGTTTCCTTGACTTCACATCATCACTGTGCTGATGCGACAGCAGCATAATATTCTCAGTCTCTACGGTTATAAGATTCATCTGTTGAACCGCTCTGGCTCCCAACAGAGGTCTGTAGTCACCCTTCACGATGACAAATTCAACGCTGTATTTCCTCCCATTCTTAGGATTTTTCATTGAAATGCGGCGTTTCCCGACAGGTATAGTTTCTGTTCCATTGAACATAACAAGGGTTGTTGTGGATTTTTCCACTTTCTTCAGTTGTCTGTCATTGTAGATTTCAGCGTAGAGATTCTCAGGGAGAATATTGACCGTACCTCCACAGTCCAACTGGAAAACAATAGTTTTGCGATTTAGAATCATACGGGCAAAGATACGTTTTGGAAATCCTTTGCCATTGGTGTCAGTCTGTTTTCCTTTTGAACTTACGGATAGCACATATTCCTCTTCCCCATCTGATGATTCCTCATCAGTGTCCACTTGATGAACTTTATGCTGTCTCTGTTTGCCTTTACTTGGACATTTGGACGAAAAGTGATTGGGTTTATCACAGTGGGAGCAAACTTTACCCCAGGCAGGGCATTTTTCCTTAACAAAAGGATGACGTTTGCCACAGAATTTACATTCCAGCTCTGAATGGTTCTTCTGTTTCCCTTTATGTTGCTTCTGCGTTTTCTGTCTGTGTTGGGTTTTGTTCTTATGTTTGTCCCTTACCTG
Proteins encoded in this region:
- the LOC135477105 gene encoding uncharacterized protein K02A2.6-like — protein: MAEEQANNIQAPNVVHVPTNIPLPTKLDLKGNLATNWKKFRRMWDNYEIATRLCDLESKYRTATLLTCIGVDALDILDGLTFTQEEDKQDIDIVLQKFETFCVGETNETYERYCFNRRDQETSEAVDSYVAVLRTLAKTCNYGQLEDSLIRDRIVVGIRDNNTRKRLLQDARLTLKSCIDVCRAHESASQQMKSMASVDEVQQVRDKHKNKTQHRQKTQKQHKGKQKNHSELECKFCGKRHPFVKEKCPAWGKVCSHCDKPNHFSSKCPSKGKQRQHKVHQVDTDEESSDGEEEYVLSVSSKGKQTDTNGKGFPKRIFARMILNRKTIVFQLDCGGTVNILPENLYAEIYNDRQLKKVEKSTTTLVMFNGTETIPVGKRRISMKNPKNGRKYSVEFVIVKGDYRPLLGARAVQQMNLITVETENIMLLSHQHSDDVKSRKQPGVTMNEIKSSYRDVFQGEGKLEGLLHLEVEDKVQPVKLPCRKVPVALQPKLKEELETLTKKGIIKPVTVPTDWISAMVVVSKPDGRLRLCIDPKPLNSALKRNHYPTPTIDDLLPDLANAKCFSHADAKNGFWHVELDEESSHLTTFETPWGRYRWLRMPFGISTAPEEFQRRLNEALEGLDGVKVVHDDVLVFGVGDTD